In Athene noctua chromosome 8, bAthNoc1.hap1.1, whole genome shotgun sequence, a genomic segment contains:
- the TSPEAR gene encoding thrombospondin-type laminin G domain and EAR repeat-containing protein: MSAPLLLWVILFHWATSGGFIRGGRTWQHCTDLRPLDILSEVVPAARLAHGMRVFQVEGVRGFQLATSRPRALGFPASRLFIHCDRFPEEFSIIVTLRVLSVPAKRNEYVFTLMAEESPSVLVGLRYAPDKLHFLFWSQERAGGWQTRVTFPNVSLSDNQWHTLILAVSGQSFSLTVDCSIPKDVVVETPFPASLSVKRASFYLGNRRRRKGVFTGLLRQLVLLPGADATPRICTAMNFKVATLSVPTVLQDLPTKPASNEVLKYPYETDTKVTLGSRPPCTKQEKAQFWFNASRRGLYLCNGSTWISMLEAKQRLDYVEEYQNLETNSETMGVEVFTIPKVGLFAATANRYTPPGSAIYKWIDGKFVPYQNIPTYQAQSWKYFTIGKKIFLAVANFEQNERGQEFSVIYKWSRRKEKFITYQRITTHSARDWEAFVIEGETFLAVVNHREGNNHNIDSVIYRWNPRTGLFETNQTIPTSGAYDWEFFTIGPYSFLAVANTFNGTSTKIYSHIYIWLSGSFQLFQSILTFGAADWEVFHIGDRVFLAVANSHSYDSRMPAPSNFYAINSSIYELNITAQMFVKFQDLLTYSALDWEFFSVGDDSFLVVANSFDGFTFSVNSIIYRWQGYEGFVVAHHLPTVGCRDWEAFHTAEGSYLLYSSAKEPLSKVLKLKTT, from the exons ATGTCAGCTCCGCTGCTGCTCTGGGTCATCCTCTTCCACTGGGCCACCAGCGGGGGCTTCATCCGGGGGGGCAGGACGTGGCAGCACTGCACAG ACCTGCGCCCGCTGGACATCCTCTCGGAGGTGGTTCCCGCCGCCAGGCTGGCCCATGGCATGAGGGTGTTTCAAGTAGAGGGGGTGCGTGGTTTCCAGCTCGCCACCTCGCGGCCCCGCGCCCTGGGCTTCCCCGCCTCCCGGCTCTTCATCCACTGCGACCGCTTCCCCGAGGAGTTCTCCATCATCGTCACGCTGAGGGTCCTCAGTGTCCCCGCCAAG AGAAACGAGTATGTCTTCACGCTGATGGCGGAGGAGAGCCCCAGTGTGCTGGTGGGGCTGCGCTATGCCCCTGACAAGCTTCACTTCCTCTTCTGGAGCCAGGAGCGTGCTGGCGGCTGGCAGACCCGCGTCACCTTCCCCAACGTCTCCCTCTCTGACAACCAGTGGCACACGCTCATCCTGGCTGTCTCCGGCCAGTCCTTCTCCCTGACGGTGGACTGCAGCATCCCCAAGGACGT GGTGGTGGAGACACCGTTTCCAGCCTCTCTGTCAGTGAAGAGAGCCAGCTTCTACCTAGGCaacaggaggagaaggaaaggagtgTTCACG GGCTTGCTGAGGCAGCTCGtcctgctgccaggagctgaTGCCACCCCTCGGATATGCACTGCCATGAACTTTAAAGTAGCAACGCTCTCTGTCCCCACTGTCCTCCAGGATCTCCCCACGAAGCCAGCAAGCAACGAAGTGCTGAAATACCCCTACG AGACTGACACAAAGGTGACCCTGGGGTCCCGTCCACCCTGCACCAAGCAGGAGAAGGCGCAGTTCTGGTTCAATGCCTCCCGCCGTGGGCTGTACCTCTGCAACGGCAGCACCTGGATTTCCATGCTGGAAG CGAAACAAAGGCTGGACTACGTGGAGGAGTACCAGAACCTGGAGACCAACTCGGAGACAATGGGTGTTGAGGTCTTCACCATCCCAAAGGTGGGACTGTTTGCAGCCACTGCCAACCGGTACACCCCGCCAGGATCGGCCATCTATAAGTGGATTGATGGGAAGTTTGTGCCCTACCAGAACATCCCCACCTACCAAGCTCAGTCCTGGAAGTATTTCACCATAGGAAAGAAG ATCTTCCTAGCAGTGGCTAATTTTGAGCAGAATGAGAGGGGTCAGGAGTTCTCTGTAATATACAAGTGGAGCCGCAGGAAAGAGAAATTCATCACATACCAGAGGATCACCACGCACAGCGCTAGGGACTGGGAGGCATTTGTCATTGAGGGAGAGACTTTCCTCGCAGTGGTCAACCACAGAGAAG GGAATAACCACAACATAGACAGCGTCATATACAGGTGGAACCCCAGGACAGGGTTGTTTGAAACCAACCAGACCATCCCTACTTCTGGAGCCTATGACTGGGAATTTTTCACCATCGGGCCGTATTCCTTCCTGGCTGTGGCTAACACGTTCAATGGCACATCCACTAAGATCTACTCGCACATCTATATCTGGCTCAGTGGCTCTTTCCAGCTCTTCCAGTCTATCCTG ACATTCGGTGCTGCTGACTGGGAGGTCTTTCATATCGGGGACAGAGTCTTCCTGGCTGTTGCAAACAGCCACAGCTATGACAGCAGGATGCCAGCACCTTCTAACTTCTACGCCATCAACTCCTCCATCTATGAGCTGAACATCACTGCTCAGATGTTTGTCAAATTCCAGGACCTCCTCACATACAG TGCCCTGGACTGGGAGTTCTTCTCGGTGGGAGATGACTCTTTTCTGGTGGTAGCAAACTCCTTTGATGGCTTCACCTTCTCCGTTAACAGTATTATCTACAG GTGGCAAGGCTATGAAGGCTTCGTAGTGGCTCACCACCTCCCCACTGTCGGCTGTAGAGACTGGGAGGCATTTCACACTGCTGAGGGCTCCTACCTCCTCTACTCCAGTGCCAAAGAGCCACTTTCCAAGGTGCTCAAGCTGAAAACCACCTGA
- the LRRC3 gene encoding leucine-rich repeat-containing protein 3, producing MGEALQERRGAALLPGSCCGLQGIASSHAELAGCKMTLTTTPAASIAQAFFCLLLCVPWGSSCPPSCQCTERAGAKAVLCSSRHLEEIPKDIPRDAVFLKLDANSITRIPSNAFRHLSHLEELDLSRNAIEKIDRAAFKGVAAGLRTLDLSSNRIRSIPKEALLALNAKLRLANNPWHCECALQEVLWEARLDPDSVQDITCHTAPRQEYVGKPLLQVLDAGVNFCSVRQRTTDVAMFITMFGWFAMVIVYVICYVRHNREDTCKHVDYLKSLPSTQGHAETTSTAL from the coding sequence ATGGGAGAGGCTTTGCAGGAGCGCAGAGGAGCTGCCCTGCTGCCCGGGAGCTGCTGTGGCCTCCAGGGGATCGCCAGCAGCCATGCCgagctggccgggtgcaagatgACCCTCACGACCACACCAGCAGCCAGCATCGCCCAGGCTTTCTTTTGCCTCCTGCTGTGCGTCCcctggggcagctcctgccccccgAGCTGCCAGTGCACGGAGCGGGCGGGGGCGAAGGCCGTCCTCtgcagctcccggcacttggagGAGATCCCCAAGGACATCCCCAGAGACGCAGTGTTCCTCAAGCTGGACGCTAACAGCATCACCAGGATCCCCAGCAATGCCTTCAGGCACCTCTCCCACCTGGAGGAACTTGATCTCTCCAGGAACGCCATCGAGAAGATCGACAGGGCGGCTTTCAAGGGGGTGGCTGCTGGGCTGCGTACCCTCGACCTCTCCAGCAACCGCATCCGCAGCATCCCCAAGGAGGCCCTGCTGGCGCTCAACGCCAAGCTCCGGCTGGCCAACAACCCCTGGCACTGCGAGTGTGCCTTGCAGGAGGTGCTGTGGGAGGCGCGGTTGGACCCCGACTCCGTCCAGGACATCACCTGCCACACGGCCCCACGCCAGGAGTACGTGGGCAAGCCACTGCTCCAGGTCCTGGATGCCGGCGTCAACTTCTGCAGCGTGCGTCAGAGGACCACGGACGTGGCCATGTTCATCACTATGTTTGGCTGGTTTGCCATGGTCATCGTCTACGTGATCTGCTATGTCCGGCACAATCGAGAGGACACCTGCAAGCACGTGGATTACTTGAAGTCACTGCCGAGCACCCAGGGCCATGCAGAAACCACCAGCACTGCCCTGTAG